A genomic segment from Triticum dicoccoides isolate Atlit2015 ecotype Zavitan chromosome 1A, WEW_v2.0, whole genome shotgun sequence encodes:
- the LOC119287888 gene encoding ubiquitin domain-containing protein 1-like translates to MGCAGSTLKVDESSKNLRKPKPWKHTQPITPAQLKQMRDEFWDTAPHYGGQKEIWDALRAATDADLTLAQTIVDSAGIIVSNPDLTLCYDERGAKYELPNYVLSEPTNLIRDG, encoded by the exons ATGGGCTGCGCTGGATCCACACTCAAAGTTGATG AGAGCAGTAAGAATCTAAGGAAGCCTAAGCCTTGGAAGCACACTCAGCCAATAACACCAGCGCAACTCAAACAGATGAGGGACGAATTCTGGGACACAGCTCCACACTATGGTGGACAGAAAG AGATTTGGGACGCACTCAGGGCCGCTACAGACGCCGATTTAACTCTTGCGCAGACCATAGTGGACAGTGCTGGAATCATCGTTTCGAATCCTGACCTCACGCTTTGTTACGACGAGAGAG GTGCAAAGTACGAGCTGCCCAATTACGTTCTGAGTGAGCCGACAAACCTGATCCGTGATGGTTGA
- the LOC119287878 gene encoding ER lumen protein-retaining receptor A-like gives MNAFRFLGDMTHLFSVIVLLLKIYANKSCSGVSRKTQELYLAVFVARYLDLFTDYISLYNSVMKIVFITTSAAIVWYMRRHPQVRRTYDRDQDTFRHVFLVAAAFALALIFNERFTLREICWAFSIYLEAVAILPQLVLLQRSRNVDNLTGQYVLFLGAYRAFYILNWIYRYFTEGHQSRWIPWIAGLVQTGLYADFFYYYFLSWKNNVKLELPA, from the exons ATGAACGCCTTCAGGTTCCTCGGGGACATGACCCACCTCTTCTCggtcatcgtcctcctcctcaagATCTACGCCAACAAGTCATGCTCAG GGGTGTCGAGGAAGACGCAGGAGCTGTACCTGGCGGTGTTCGTGGCGCGCTACCTCGACCTCTTCACCGACTACATCTCGCTCTACAACTCCGTCATGAAGATCGTCTTCATCACCACCTCCGCCGCCATCGTCTGGTACATGCGCCGCCACCCGCAGGTGCGCCGCACCTACGACCGGGACCAGGACACCTTCCGCCACGTCTTCCTCGTCGCCGCGGCCTTCGCGCTCGCGCTCATCTTCAACGAGCGCTTCACCCTCCGCGAG ATATGCTGGGCATTTTCGATTTACCTGGAGGCAGTGGCGATTCTACCTCAGTTAGTTCTACTCCAGAGAAGCAGAAATGTGGATAACTTGACTGGACAATATGTTCTCTTTCTCGG GGCCTACCGTGCATTCTACATTCTAAACTGGATCTACCGTTATTTCACAGAGGGTCACCAAAGCAGATGGATCC CTTGGATTGCTGGTTTGGTCCAAACTGGTCTATACGCAGATTTCTTCTACTACTATTTCTTAAG TTGGAAGAACAACGTGAAGCTTGAGCTGCCTGCCTGA